One segment of Primulina tabacum isolate GXHZ01 chromosome 6, ASM2559414v2, whole genome shotgun sequence DNA contains the following:
- the LOC142548669 gene encoding serine/arginine-rich splicing factor RS31-like isoform X1 → MRSIFCGNFEYDARQSDLERLFRRYGKVDKVDMKSGFAFVYMEDDRDAEDAIRALDRIEFGRKGRKLRVEWTKQERDRGIRRPEASRKPSSNSGPSKTLFVINFDPYHTRTRDLERHFDPYGKILNVRIRKNFAFIEYESLEDAIKALDATNSSKLLDRVITVEFAIKDDDARRNGFIPDQSRDRSHGRGYDRMRSPSPRRERGRSPDYGHNNGHSPNPRRRERASPKYDLRSSPSPSHKESEPKYGRDLCTSPMNERNPLYNDKHNPVPLRDRSDDVRMRSPCSPSPGKRATPDYGQGSSPSPPRGQRQRVGLDDFDREQKPAYSDGESPPQERYGSQSLVARGRSGSRS, encoded by the exons GTTTCGCTTTTGTTTACATGGAGGATGACAGAGATGCTGAGGATGCCATTCGTGCACTTGATCGAATTGAATTTGGTAGAAAGGGCCGTAAACTTCGTGTTGAGTGGACTAAG CAAGAACGAGACCGGGGTATCAGGCGTCCCGAGGCCTCCAGAAAACCATCGTCTAATTCAGGACCCTCAAAGACCCTGTTTGTCATCAACTTTGACCCATATCATACCAGAACAAGGGATTTGGAAAGACATTTTGATCCCTATGGCAAAATTCTGAATGTAAGGATCAGGAAAAATTTTGCCTTTATTGAGTACGAATCTCTCGAAGATGCAATTAAAGCTTTGGACGCTACTAATTCAAG TAAACTGTTGGATCGAGTCATAACTGTTGAGTTTGCTATCAAGGATGATGATGCAAGGCGAAATGGTTTTATTCCAGATCAATCCCGTGATAGATCACATGGGAGAGGCTATGATCGGATGCGATCTCCCAGTCCTAGAAGGGAAAGGGGAAGAAGTCCCGACTATGGACACAATAATGGACATAGCCCAAATCCACGTCGTCGAGAGCGAGCTAGTCCTAAATATGATCTTAGGTCTAGTCCGAGCCCCAGCCATAAAGAAAGTGAGCCTAAATATGGTCGTGACCTCTGCACTAGTCCCATGAATGAAAGAAACCCTCTTTACAATGACAAACACAACCCAGTTCCTCTTAGAGACAGGTCCGACGATGTCAGGATGCGCAGCCCGTGCAGCCCCAGTCCTGGGAAAAGAGCAACTCCAGATTATGGTCAGGGTTCGAGCCCAAGTCCTCCAAGAGGGCAAAGACAGAGAGTTGGCCTTGACGATTTTGATCGTGAGCAGAAACCTGCTTACAGTGATGGAGAAAGCCCTCCACAAGAGAGATATGGGAG TCAATCCCTCGTGGCGAGAGGGAGATCTGGATCTCGGTCTTGA
- the LOC142548669 gene encoding uncharacterized protein LOC142548669 isoform X2 produces MEDDRDAEDAIRALDRIEFGRKGRKLRVEWTKQERDRGIRRPEASRKPSSNSGPSKTLFVINFDPYHTRTRDLERHFDPYGKILNVRIRKNFAFIEYESLEDAIKALDATNSSKLLDRVITVEFAIKDDDARRNGFIPDQSRDRSHGRGYDRMRSPSPRRERGRSPDYGHNNGHSPNPRRRERASPKYDLRSSPSPSHKESEPKYGRDLCTSPMNERNPLYNDKHNPVPLRDRSDDVRMRSPCSPSPGKRATPDYGQGSSPSPPRGQRQRVGLDDFDREQKPAYSDGESPPQERYGSQSLVARGRSGSRS; encoded by the exons ATGGAGGATGACAGAGATGCTGAGGATGCCATTCGTGCACTTGATCGAATTGAATTTGGTAGAAAGGGCCGTAAACTTCGTGTTGAGTGGACTAAG CAAGAACGAGACCGGGGTATCAGGCGTCCCGAGGCCTCCAGAAAACCATCGTCTAATTCAGGACCCTCAAAGACCCTGTTTGTCATCAACTTTGACCCATATCATACCAGAACAAGGGATTTGGAAAGACATTTTGATCCCTATGGCAAAATTCTGAATGTAAGGATCAGGAAAAATTTTGCCTTTATTGAGTACGAATCTCTCGAAGATGCAATTAAAGCTTTGGACGCTACTAATTCAAG TAAACTGTTGGATCGAGTCATAACTGTTGAGTTTGCTATCAAGGATGATGATGCAAGGCGAAATGGTTTTATTCCAGATCAATCCCGTGATAGATCACATGGGAGAGGCTATGATCGGATGCGATCTCCCAGTCCTAGAAGGGAAAGGGGAAGAAGTCCCGACTATGGACACAATAATGGACATAGCCCAAATCCACGTCGTCGAGAGCGAGCTAGTCCTAAATATGATCTTAGGTCTAGTCCGAGCCCCAGCCATAAAGAAAGTGAGCCTAAATATGGTCGTGACCTCTGCACTAGTCCCATGAATGAAAGAAACCCTCTTTACAATGACAAACACAACCCAGTTCCTCTTAGAGACAGGTCCGACGATGTCAGGATGCGCAGCCCGTGCAGCCCCAGTCCTGGGAAAAGAGCAACTCCAGATTATGGTCAGGGTTCGAGCCCAAGTCCTCCAAGAGGGCAAAGACAGAGAGTTGGCCTTGACGATTTTGATCGTGAGCAGAAACCTGCTTACAGTGATGGAGAAAGCCCTCCACAAGAGAGATATGGGAG TCAATCCCTCGTGGCGAGAGGGAGATCTGGATCTCGGTCTTGA